A region from the Triticum aestivum cultivar Chinese Spring chromosome 3D, IWGSC CS RefSeq v2.1, whole genome shotgun sequence genome encodes:
- the LOC123075277 gene encoding stress enhanced protein 1, chloroplastic, which yields MALLSILRSSPLAVPAASSRRPPNHGVHLLRVSTRAAPSLSVRCEQSSKPGGGSVVDVWASRLAMMSFAAAVVAEVSTGKGFVENFGVATPAPALALVVTALVIGLAVLFIVRSGAQD from the exons ATGGCGCTCCTCTCCATCCTACGCTCGTCTCCGCTGGCCGTCCCCGCGGCCTCTTCTCGCCGCCCACCCAACCACGGCGTCCACCTACTACGCGTCAGCACCAGGGCCGCGCCGTCTCTGTCTGTGAGGTGCGAGCAGAGCAGCAAGCCGGGCGGCGGCAGCGTCGTCGACGTGTGGGCGAGCCGCCTGGCCATGATGAGCTTCGCCGCGGCGGTCGTCGCCGAGGTGTCCACCGGCAAGGGCTTCGTGGAG AACTTCGGCGTGGCAACACCGGCGCCGGCGTTGGCACTGGTGGTGACGGCGCTCGTCATCGGCCTGGCCGTCCTCTTCATCGTCAGGTCGGGAGCGCAAGATTGA